In one window of Spodoptera frugiperda isolate SF20-4 chromosome 11, AGI-APGP_CSIRO_Sfru_2.0, whole genome shotgun sequence DNA:
- the LOC118275096 gene encoding uncharacterized protein LOC118275096 isoform X2 has protein sequence MVTCDNGSAPLGGFRLGAREDEPRRARAPSISSLSYKHKIDALFDDTRSLTSHHYTPVHHSDRDPKVNSTHEGKVTIYEDDDGYCQSKISNVNNTVQDRIERMFADMAGESKQAVESIGVHIFNVHYLGSTPLHSKVTSLSGLQTPLRDLYFTYRRTHRHKNALNGRLEISKSGLKVRYKGDKGDLEQLNPFPTIAVWSAVKFVVQPSEEDDRDLCYAFLPLITDPDNIDRQALFKTLESPDKKYILSHNENSHSPLFAVVMRKIGVAKQLECHGFVCQTTEDAIVIAATLYKSLMAHMSRQGHNDKKKLKNRNGVSCMSVGSSMSPNEIPIRPPRKKRSTSSMSGDSDRADGFSACESFTEKPKFERTKKLSSESLPRPPPPPSIPPADVKRITVEEVKAKLDSIKHNDTSGSDTQGSKKSMKKAQNPSLRQLQNLKNTHSSESSVRSKVSEKIELFRELERRKSLQRPPTLPPPIPLKPPSEAPPEPPKEPLRRSQSGRKSINESGDILTKVAIPRSGSFLNAGGLTRYKSIGHRNNGKKGGGSPLGFNELFNEFKVQENLHSMDEILNAIIDAEGMSFNDLKPIYKEFLLKLAVTLTKDEIFQHSKAIMKKQKKKILRRNSMFQNKRRKILKGASGLRMVFRLPFGKDIRSKDNKPLGCEELAKDPVSESSVSTSSYDLRQFRPKEPMLPPPKRQASRQRQSKRSDKMVHVSKRTGKSRPGERTSTSEDSDFLTLSNRLGCQNRNSSSGYVSCSECESESCVDRCYCSLKGGSKSKCYCSAMETKDSAKSKLLSKSKSCKDCSKEYYDGDFSYCSCDSESCADSNKCYCTGPRRVQASHSMEYLRSSSVSYCDRMRTSGDDKSGRTSRWGASAGGRRRSERGRRARSSDSLALDYELLLQNKPRTRNMQRLTVRSTGAGSQEALSVKKSAEMAALFADVRLSQRTDVRALCARARLPAAMMHAPLTRNASLEDTLGYLP, from the exons ATGGTGACCTGTGACAACGGCAGCGCGCCTCTAGGCGGGTTCCGCCTGGGCGCGCGCGAGGACGAGCCGCGGCGTGCGCGCGCACCGTCCATCTCCTCGCTCTCCTACAAACACAAGATAGACGCGCTCTTCGACGACACCAGGTCCCTCACCAGCCACCATTACACGCCGGTGCACCATTCAGATAGAGACCCTAAG GTAAATTCGACGCACGAAGGCAAAGTAACCATATACGAAGATGACGACGGCTACTGTCAAAGCAAAATTAGTAATGTCAACAACACAGTGCAGGATCGTATAGAACGCATGTTCGCAGACATGGCGGGCGAGTCCAAGCAGGCAGTCGAGAGCATCGGCGTGCACATCTTCAATGTGCACTACCTCGGCTCCACGCCGCTGCACAGCAAGGTCACCAGCCTCTCTGGACTCCAGACTCCTCTAAGAGACCTGTACTTCACGTACAGGAGAACTCACCGCCATAAAAACGCCCTCAATGGACGATTAGAAATCTCAAAAAGCGGACTTAAAGTACGATACAAAGGAGACAAAGGCGACCTCGAACAACTGAACCCCTTCCCCACGATAGCAGTCTGGTCAGCAGTTAAATTCGTCGTTCAACCCTCCGAGGAAGACGACCGCGATCTATGCTACGCCTTCCTGCCCCTTATCACCGATCCTGATAACATCGACCGACAAGCCCTTTTCAAAACTTTAGAGTCACCAGACAAAAAGTATATCCTCTCCCACAACGAAAACTCGCATTCACCCCTTTTCGCTGTTGTGATGAGGAAGATCGGCGTCGCAAAGCAGTTGGAGTGTCATGGGTTTGTATGTCAGACGACAGAGGACGCTATAGTGATAGCGGCCACGTTATACAAATCTCTGATGGCGCACATGAGCCGGCAGGGTCACAATGACAAAAAGAAGCTCAAGAATCGAAACGGAGTCAGCTGCATGAGCGTTGGAAGCAGCATGTCGCCAAACGAAATACCAATCAGGCCGCCGCGCAAGAAGAGGAGCACCTCCTCGATGAGCGGCGACAGCGATAGAGCAGACGGGTTCTCTGCTTGCGAATCGTTCACAGAAAAACCCAAATTTGAAAGGACGAAGAAGTTGTCTTCAGAGAGCCTGCCGCGCCCTCCCCCACCTCCGTCGATCCCTCCCGCCGATGTGAAAAGAATCACAGTTGAGGAAGTCAAAGCCAAACTAGATTCTATTAAGCATAACGACACAAGTGGCAGCGACACGCAGGGCTCGAAGAAGTCCATGAAGAAGGCTCAGAATCCCAGCCTCCGCCAACTTCAGAATCTGAAAAACACACACAGCAGCGAATCCTCCGTCCGAAGTAAAGTTTCCGAGAAAATTGAACTGTTCAGAGAGTTGGAACGACGGAAGAGTTTACAGAGACCACCGACCCTACCTCCTCCGATACCATTGAAGCCGCCTTCGGAAGCCCCACCGGAGCCCCCCAAAGAACCTCTACGGAGAAGTCAGAGTGGAAGAAAGTCTATAAACGAGTCCGGCGACATACTAACGAAAGTAGCCATTCCTCGCTCGGGTAGCTTCCTAAACGCGGGCGGTCTGACTAGGTACAAGTCGATTGGACACAG AAACAACGGTAAGAAAGGAGGTGGGTCACCGTTAGGGTTCAATGAACTTTTTAATGAATTCAAAGTTCAGGAGAACTTGCATTCAATGGATGAGATCCTCAATGCCATAATAGATGCTGAAGGGATGTCCTTCAATGACTTAAAACCGATATACAAAGAATTCCTATTAAAACTAGCCGTAACTTTGACGAAAGATGAGATTTTCCAACACAGTAAAGCAATaatgaagaaacaaaagaaaaagatacTCAGAAGGAACAGTATGTTTCAAAATAAGAGACGGAAGATATTGAAAGGCGCGAGTGGTCTCCGAATGGTGTTCAGATTGCCATTTGGCAAAGACATTAGAAGTAAAGACAACAAACCTCTTGGTTGCGAAGAGTTAGCGAAAGACCCTGTATCCGAAAGTTCAGTTTCGACCTCTAGTTACGATTTGCGGCAATTTCGTCCGAAGGAGCCAATGTTACCTCCACCAAAGCGACAGGCATCAAGACAGAGACAGTCAAAGCGATCTGACAAGATGGTCCATGTTTCAAAGAGAACTGGAAAGTCTAGGCCTGGAGAAAGGACATCGACGTCAGAAGACTCGGATTTTCTTACCCTGAGCAATAGGTTAGGATGTCAGAATAGGAACAGCTCCAGTGGCTATGTCTCTTGTTCTGAGTGTGAGTCGGAGAGCTGTGTTGATAGATGTTATTGTTCCCTAAAGGGTGGAAGCAAGTCCAAATGCTATTGCTCAGCGATGGAAACCAAGGATTCTGCGAAATCGAAGCTTTTGAGTAAAAGCAAGAGCTGCAAAGATTGTTCAAA GGAATATTACGATGGCGACTTCAGCTACTGCTCCTGCGACTCGGAGAGCTGTGCTGACAGCAACAAGTGCTACTGCACCGGCCCTCGGAGGGTCCAGGCCTCACACAGCATGGAGTACCTGCGGAGCTCCTCCGTGTCCTACTGCGATAGGATGAGGACTAGTGGGGATGATAAGAGTGGAAGGACTAG TCGTTGGGGCGCGAGTGCAGGTGGTCGCCGTCGGTCGGAGCGTGgtcggcgcgcgcgcagctctGACAGTCTCGCTCTAGACTATGAATTACTGCTGCAAAACAAACCACGGACAAGAAACATGCAGAGACTTACCG TGCGCAGTACAGGCGCGGGTTCCCAGGAAGCGCTATCAGTGAAGAAGTCAGCGGAGATGGCAGCACTGTTCGCGGACGTGCGCCTGTCGCAGCGCACCGACGTCCGCGCACTGTGCGCACGCGCACGTCTCCCCGCCGCCATGATGCATGCGCCGCTCACCAGGAACGCCAGTCTCGAGGATACACTAGGATACCTGCCTTGA
- the LOC118275096 gene encoding uncharacterized protein LOC118275096 isoform X1, with product MVTCDNGSAPLGGFRLGAREDEPRRARAPSISSLSYKHKIDALFDDTRSLTSHHYTPVHHSDRDPKVNSTHEGKVTIYEDDDGYCQSKISNVNNTVQDRIERMFADMAGESKQAVESIGVHIFNVHYLGSTPLHSKVTSLSGLQTPLRDLYFTYRRTHRHKNALNGRLEISKSGLKVRYKGDKGDLEQLNPFPTIAVWSAVKFVVQPSEEDDRDLCYAFLPLITDPDNIDRQALFKTLESPDKKYILSHNENSHSPLFAVVMRKIGVAKQLECHGFVCQTTEDAIVIAATLYKSLMAHMSRQGHNDKKKLKNRNGVSCMSVGSSMSPNEIPIRPPRKKRSTSSMSGDSDRADGFSACESFTEKPKFERTKKLSSESLPRPPPPPSIPPADVKRITVEEVKAKLDSIKHNDTSGSDTQGSKKSMKKAQNPSLRQLQNLKNTHSSESSVRSKVSEKIELFRELERRKSLQRPPTLPPPIPLKPPSEAPPEPPKEPLRRSQSGRKSINESGDILTKVAIPRSGSFLNAGGLTRYKSIGHRNNGKKGGGSPLGFNELFNEFKVQENLHSMDEILNAIIDAEGMSFNDLKPIYKEFLLKLAVTLTKDEIFQHSKAIMKKQKKKILRRNSMFQNKRRKILKGASGLRMVFRLPFGKDIRSKDNKPLGCEELAKDPVSESSVSTSSYDLRQFRPKEPMLPPPKRQASRQRQSKRSDKMVHVSKRTGKSRPGERTSTSEDSDFLTLSNRLGCQNRNSSSGYVSCSECESESCVDRCYCSLKGGSKSKCYCSAMETKDSAKSKLLSKSKSCKDCSKEYYDGDFSYCSCDSESCADSNKCYCTGPRRVQASHSMEYLRSSSVSYCDRMRTSGDDKSGRTSRWGASAGGRRRSERGRRARSSDSLALDYELLLQNKPRTRNMQRLTGNTVRSTGAGSQEALSVKKSAEMAALFADVRLSQRTDVRALCARARLPAAMMHAPLTRNASLEDTLGYLP from the exons ATGGTGACCTGTGACAACGGCAGCGCGCCTCTAGGCGGGTTCCGCCTGGGCGCGCGCGAGGACGAGCCGCGGCGTGCGCGCGCACCGTCCATCTCCTCGCTCTCCTACAAACACAAGATAGACGCGCTCTTCGACGACACCAGGTCCCTCACCAGCCACCATTACACGCCGGTGCACCATTCAGATAGAGACCCTAAG GTAAATTCGACGCACGAAGGCAAAGTAACCATATACGAAGATGACGACGGCTACTGTCAAAGCAAAATTAGTAATGTCAACAACACAGTGCAGGATCGTATAGAACGCATGTTCGCAGACATGGCGGGCGAGTCCAAGCAGGCAGTCGAGAGCATCGGCGTGCACATCTTCAATGTGCACTACCTCGGCTCCACGCCGCTGCACAGCAAGGTCACCAGCCTCTCTGGACTCCAGACTCCTCTAAGAGACCTGTACTTCACGTACAGGAGAACTCACCGCCATAAAAACGCCCTCAATGGACGATTAGAAATCTCAAAAAGCGGACTTAAAGTACGATACAAAGGAGACAAAGGCGACCTCGAACAACTGAACCCCTTCCCCACGATAGCAGTCTGGTCAGCAGTTAAATTCGTCGTTCAACCCTCCGAGGAAGACGACCGCGATCTATGCTACGCCTTCCTGCCCCTTATCACCGATCCTGATAACATCGACCGACAAGCCCTTTTCAAAACTTTAGAGTCACCAGACAAAAAGTATATCCTCTCCCACAACGAAAACTCGCATTCACCCCTTTTCGCTGTTGTGATGAGGAAGATCGGCGTCGCAAAGCAGTTGGAGTGTCATGGGTTTGTATGTCAGACGACAGAGGACGCTATAGTGATAGCGGCCACGTTATACAAATCTCTGATGGCGCACATGAGCCGGCAGGGTCACAATGACAAAAAGAAGCTCAAGAATCGAAACGGAGTCAGCTGCATGAGCGTTGGAAGCAGCATGTCGCCAAACGAAATACCAATCAGGCCGCCGCGCAAGAAGAGGAGCACCTCCTCGATGAGCGGCGACAGCGATAGAGCAGACGGGTTCTCTGCTTGCGAATCGTTCACAGAAAAACCCAAATTTGAAAGGACGAAGAAGTTGTCTTCAGAGAGCCTGCCGCGCCCTCCCCCACCTCCGTCGATCCCTCCCGCCGATGTGAAAAGAATCACAGTTGAGGAAGTCAAAGCCAAACTAGATTCTATTAAGCATAACGACACAAGTGGCAGCGACACGCAGGGCTCGAAGAAGTCCATGAAGAAGGCTCAGAATCCCAGCCTCCGCCAACTTCAGAATCTGAAAAACACACACAGCAGCGAATCCTCCGTCCGAAGTAAAGTTTCCGAGAAAATTGAACTGTTCAGAGAGTTGGAACGACGGAAGAGTTTACAGAGACCACCGACCCTACCTCCTCCGATACCATTGAAGCCGCCTTCGGAAGCCCCACCGGAGCCCCCCAAAGAACCTCTACGGAGAAGTCAGAGTGGAAGAAAGTCTATAAACGAGTCCGGCGACATACTAACGAAAGTAGCCATTCCTCGCTCGGGTAGCTTCCTAAACGCGGGCGGTCTGACTAGGTACAAGTCGATTGGACACAG AAACAACGGTAAGAAAGGAGGTGGGTCACCGTTAGGGTTCAATGAACTTTTTAATGAATTCAAAGTTCAGGAGAACTTGCATTCAATGGATGAGATCCTCAATGCCATAATAGATGCTGAAGGGATGTCCTTCAATGACTTAAAACCGATATACAAAGAATTCCTATTAAAACTAGCCGTAACTTTGACGAAAGATGAGATTTTCCAACACAGTAAAGCAATaatgaagaaacaaaagaaaaagatacTCAGAAGGAACAGTATGTTTCAAAATAAGAGACGGAAGATATTGAAAGGCGCGAGTGGTCTCCGAATGGTGTTCAGATTGCCATTTGGCAAAGACATTAGAAGTAAAGACAACAAACCTCTTGGTTGCGAAGAGTTAGCGAAAGACCCTGTATCCGAAAGTTCAGTTTCGACCTCTAGTTACGATTTGCGGCAATTTCGTCCGAAGGAGCCAATGTTACCTCCACCAAAGCGACAGGCATCAAGACAGAGACAGTCAAAGCGATCTGACAAGATGGTCCATGTTTCAAAGAGAACTGGAAAGTCTAGGCCTGGAGAAAGGACATCGACGTCAGAAGACTCGGATTTTCTTACCCTGAGCAATAGGTTAGGATGTCAGAATAGGAACAGCTCCAGTGGCTATGTCTCTTGTTCTGAGTGTGAGTCGGAGAGCTGTGTTGATAGATGTTATTGTTCCCTAAAGGGTGGAAGCAAGTCCAAATGCTATTGCTCAGCGATGGAAACCAAGGATTCTGCGAAATCGAAGCTTTTGAGTAAAAGCAAGAGCTGCAAAGATTGTTCAAA GGAATATTACGATGGCGACTTCAGCTACTGCTCCTGCGACTCGGAGAGCTGTGCTGACAGCAACAAGTGCTACTGCACCGGCCCTCGGAGGGTCCAGGCCTCACACAGCATGGAGTACCTGCGGAGCTCCTCCGTGTCCTACTGCGATAGGATGAGGACTAGTGGGGATGATAAGAGTGGAAGGACTAG TCGTTGGGGCGCGAGTGCAGGTGGTCGCCGTCGGTCGGAGCGTGgtcggcgcgcgcgcagctctGACAGTCTCGCTCTAGACTATGAATTACTGCTGCAAAACAAACCACGGACAAGAAACATGCAGAGACTTACCGGTAACACAG TGCGCAGTACAGGCGCGGGTTCCCAGGAAGCGCTATCAGTGAAGAAGTCAGCGGAGATGGCAGCACTGTTCGCGGACGTGCGCCTGTCGCAGCGCACCGACGTCCGCGCACTGTGCGCACGCGCACGTCTCCCCGCCGCCATGATGCATGCGCCGCTCACCAGGAACGCCAGTCTCGAGGATACACTAGGATACCTGCCTTGA